The following nucleotide sequence is from Tolumonas lignilytica.
TCATCACGCGGACGATCTTCTTCAGCTCTTCCATCAGGTGGCCTTTGTTCTGTAACCGGCCTGCCGTGTCGGCAATCAGAATATCGATGTTGCGGGATTTTGCCGCCTGAATGGCATCGAAGATGACTGACGCAGAATCGGCGCCAGTGTGTTGGGCGATCACCGGGATCTGATTGCGTTGCCCCCAGACCTGTAGCTGTTCCACCGCAGCAGCACGGAAGGTATCGCCTGCCGCCAGCATCACCGATTTTCCCTGCGCCTGGAAATGTTTTGCCAGTTTACCGATGGTGGTGGTTTTACCCACGCCATTCACACCCACCATCAGGATGACATACGGCGTTTTACTGCTGTCGATTTGCAATGGCTGACTGACCGGTTGCAGAATGGCCGACATTTCCTGTTTCAGCAGGTCATACAGCGCTTCGGCGTCTTTCAATTGGTGTAGTTTGGCCTGCTTGGTCAGATTCTGCATGATCCGCTGTGTGGTTTCCACGCCCAGATCGGCGGTTAACAGCTGCGTTTCCAGTTCGTCAAACAAGTCATCATCGAGCTTTTTGCCACGAAATAACGCCATGAATCCCGCACCGATCGATTCGCGGGTACGCATCAGCCCTTTGACCAGACGACCGAAGAGCCCGGCTCGTTTCGGTTTGCTTTGTGTCTCTTCGTGCAACTCGGCGACCGCAAACTCAGCCGGTTCAGGCAGGTCACTGACCGAAGTTGCTAAGGGTGCAACGTCTGGTGTCGGAACCGTTTCGTCGATGGTGACGGTCTCAGTTTCAGTTTCGATCTCTGCTTCAACTTCAACTGCGGCTAATTCAACTTCAACCGGTTCCAGCGTTTCCACCGGCGAGGTTGCTTCCTCCACCAAAGAGACCGGCTGTTCCGCTTCCGGGGTCTTTTCCGGTTCTGCTTTGTCTTTTGATCCCCGGCTAAACCAGGAGAAAAGTCCTTTTGCCATTAACGATTACTCACTTGCTGCATAGACTGCTAGAATGCCGCCTTCGATGTGGATGACGGTACATAAACTGGACGTCATACTACCACCTTTTCCTGCTTTTGATGAAGAAACCCCATGGCACGCAGTAAATCTTCCGCTTCTCGCTCCACGCCCGCTTCTGGCCGGTCAGGGACTATCCGACTGATCAGTGGTCAATGGCGCGGTCGTAAATTACCGGTACATGATGTGGAGGGGTTACGCCCTACGACCGATCGCGTTAAAGAGACGCTTTTCAATTGGTTAGCCACCGAAGTGCGGGATAGCCGGTGTCTGGATGTCTTCGCCGGCAGCGGCAGTTTGGGATTTGAAGCACTCTCCCGCTATGCCGGTTATGTCATGATGATCGAACAGGAACCCAAAGCTGCCCGTCAGTTGCAACAGAATCTGCAAACCTTGCAATGCGAGCAGGCCCAGATTGTCTGCCGGGATGCCATACAGGTATTACAGAATCCGTGCAGTGAACCGTTTGAACTGGTGTTTCTGGATCCGCCGTTTCGCAAAAACCTGTTGTTACAGGTGATCCCGTTGCTGGAACAACAAGGCTGGCTGGCCAAGCGTGCCTTGATTTATCTTGAGCGGGAAAATGAAGGCGAAGCGCCGGAGATACCCCCCAACTGGCAATTATTAAAAGACAAACAGGCTGGTCAGGTTCGTTACCAGCTCTATTTGCGGGAGAGCACTACAGAATGAAATGGTTTTTTTTGTTGTTAGCCAAACTGATCGTGATGGGATTCTGGCTGGGTAGTATTTACTTCACCTTTCTGCACCCGTTGACGGGCAAAATCCATACCCTGATCCCGGTATTTGCGGTACTGGTGCTGATGGTGCATGCCATTCAGGCTGCGATCATGACACTGGTAGCCAAAGACTTGGTAAAACTGAGCACCCGGGATTATATCGAACTGTTATTGTTCGGTTTCTTTCGCATGCTGGAGCTGCGTGGTGCCATTTACGACGCCGCACAGAAGAAAAAAGCGGAAATCGAAGCGAAACGCAGCCAGCACTGATGGCTACAGACAGAAAAAATAAGGAGGCCGAAGCCTCCTTATTTTTTCATGGGTACAACCGGGCTTTATGCCTCATCGTCTTCCGGCGCCGTCTCTTCCGGCTCCGTCAGCAGTTCTTCGATCAGTTCATGCTCGGATTCTGCTAAGGCTTCCTTGGTCACCGGTGCCGCTGCTGATGGCAGCTCAGTCGGGATCGCGACCAGCGTCCGGGTTGCTTCGATCGCATCCTGCAGCTTGACCTGAATGGTCTGGCCTAACTCGTAGTAAATTTCACCGTCCAGGAATGCGCGCCCTTCATCGTGGTTGCAAACAAACCGTTTACGGTCTTTCAGGATCAAACTGGCAGGAATAAAGCACACCGCGCCATTTTCCAGCAAGCGAACCTTGATCCCACTGCGCATCACATCCATCACTTCAGCCGCAAACACCTGCTGTGAAGCCACCGCTGGCAACAGGAAGCGGGCATACAGCCAGTCGCCGATATCGCGTTCGGCCATGCGGTTGCTGCGCCGCGCCATGCTCAGGGCATCGGTCAGTGCGGCGTCCGGACGGGCTGGTGCCGCCTGCTGACTGATCATCGCCTTCAGAATGCGATGGTTGATCATGTCGCCATATTTGCGGATCGGCGAGGTCCAGGTCGCATAATGCGTCAGACCCAGACCAAAATGGGAACCCGGCTCGGTTGACATCAGCGAGTAGGTTTGGAAACGACGGATCCGATTGTCCAGATAGCTGGTCGGTTGCGCATCCAGCCAGTGACGCAGTTTGCAGAAACCGTCCAACGTAAACAGCGATTCATCACTCACCGGGGCTGCATGTTGCTGCAATAATTCCTGTGCGCCTTTGAATTTTTCAACATCCAGACCGGCGTGCACGTTGAACATCCCGTAGCCTGGCTGTTTCGCCAGAAAATCGCCAGCACACTGGTTGGCGGCAATCATCGCTTCTTCCACAATCTTGTTGGCGCTGCGGCGGAAAGAGGCATGGATCGCCACCACTTCACCGGCTTCGTTCAGTTCAAAATCGTAATCGGGACGATCTTTAAACAGAATCGCATGTTCCTGACGCCATGCCTGACGAGCCGAGGTCGCCGCCTGCAACAGGGTAATTTGTTCTGTCACAGCCGCGGATGGTGCAAACCCTTCCGCCGAGCCGTTTTCCAGCCAGTCAGAGACCTGATCGTAAACCAAACGGCCTTGTGAACGGATGGTTGCCGCAAAGAAACGCGGTTCTGGCAGCAGAGCACCTGCAGCGGTAATGAACATCTCGCAGCATAAAGTCGGACGCTCTTCCCCTTCCACCAGCGAACACAGTTCGTCGCTGAGGTGACGCGGGATCATCGGAATGTTGCGGCCTGGCAGATAGACGGTAAACGCGCGCTTGGCCGCTTCCTGATCCAGTTCACTGCCCGGTTCGATGTAAGCTGTCGGATCGGCAATGGCGACCAGCAGTTTCCAGCCATCCTGCGTGGCTTCAATATACAGCGCATCATCCATGTCTTTGGTGGATTCACCGTCGATCGTCACGAACGGCAGTGCGGTCAGATCTTCCCGGATCAGGCCTTCTTCACGCAGTTGCCATTCCTGTTCAATTTCAGGGGCCGCACGAGGCAGATCATGACGCCGCAACACCACCCACCATGGGGCTTCCGGATCGTTGTTGTGCGTGACATATTCGGTGATTTCCGCGAAATGACCGTTGGCTTCCACCAGACCATGACGTTTCAGGTTGGCAATAACCCAGTCACCTTCTTTAAACTGTTTTTCATCCAGACCTTTGACCGGACGGGCTTTGATCGCCTCTTTCATCACCGGATGATCCGGTACCACAAACAGGCGATCTTTAATCACCTTGATCCGAGCGACAAAGCGCGTCAGAAACGGTGTCACCAGGGATTCAGGCTCGGCTTGTTCTTTGCCATTTTCGGCACGGATGACGGCGGTAATACGATCGCCGTGCATCACTCGCTTCATCTGCTGCGGTGCAATGAAATAACTTTCGCCGCGATGATCGGTTTCCAGAAAGCCGAAACCACGATCAGAGGCACGAACTACCCCTTCTTTTTTCGGCAGATTGTCGCGAAGCTGCTGTTTGAGCTGCGCCAGTAGCGGGTTATCTTGAAACATGTTCTTCTTATCCAGTCAGGAAAACCTGACGACTATACGGTGTTCACCGGGGGAAACCAAGCAGGTTTCCCCGCCGTCTCAGACAGGCAACTGAATTTCAGCCAATAAACCGCCCTCTGGCACATTGGTCAGGCGTAATTCACCACCATGCTGATGGATCAGCGTTCTGGCGATAGCCAGCCCCAGCCCGACACTGCCATCCTCGGTATTCCGTGCGGTATCCAGACGGAAAAAGGGTTTAAACACGCTCTCCAGTTGGTCTTCCGGAATGCCGCCACCATGATCCCGTACCCGGATAAAGAGGGCGGTCGGTGTTTCCTCCAGCGACACTTCGGCATCGCCGGCATATTTGAGCGCGTTGCCGATCAGATTCTGCAGCACGCGACGCAAGACCTCAGGGCGGCACTGATACACCCGTTTTCCTTCGGCATGACACAGCACTGGCTGGCCATTGTCTTCATAATCATCGCAGAGGCTGTGCAGCAAACTGACCAGATCCACCGGCCGGCTGGTCTCCCCTTTATGTTCGTCACGGGCAAAACTCAGCGTGGCATGCAGCATGTTTTCCATCTGTGCCAGCGTTTGCAACATGCGGTCACGATCATCCCCATCCGGCAGAAATTCGCAGCGCAATCGCAGGCTGGTCAGAGGGGTGCGTAAATCATGCGAGATCGCTGCCAGCATCTGGGTGCGATCCTGAACAAAACGGTTCAACCGTGTTTGCATTCGGTTGAAGGCGGCCAGGGTCTCGGTGACTTCGATCGGGCCGGATTCATCCAGCGGTGGGATCGCGTCGCCCCGGCCGAAATGTTCGGCCTGTTGGGCCAGTAATTTGAGCGGCCGCGTCGCCCGGCGCAACAGCACAAACAAGACGGCGCCAATCAGCAGAGCCACCAGCAGCAGACTTAACAGCGCCCCCGGTGACCAGGTGGGCTGTTCCAGATCGGCCAGCGAACTGAAGTTCAGCCAGCGTCCATCGACCAGCTCAATCGCACCGTACATGCGGACATCGCGAAGCCATAGCGGTGGCGGCAATCCGTTGTGAGGCCGAATCTGGCCGGCCACATCCCGCCCCCGCGCGTGCATTTGTTGGTGCATCTGCTGAAAGATGACGGGTGGTGGCATGTTGTTATCCACCTGTTCCGCACTGATTTGAATGCTGAGGTTCCCCGGATAATCGAGCAGGTTACGCAAAATGGTTTCATACTCGAGATTGTGCTCATTCGGCGATAACGGCACATCCTGAATACGCATCATCAGGGTTTCACTGCGGCTGGCGCGCAGGATCTCTTCATGCAGCTCATCGGGCGAACTGCTTAACAGTCGCACCACCGACGAAAGACGGATCATGGCATTGCGGCTGTTCACCAACCCTAATGCGGCATCCCGTTCGGAACGGTAAATCTGTAACCCCAGTACCTGAGCCAGAATCAGGCCGGCCAGTGCCAGTAGCAAAATTTGCGCGGTAATACTTTGTGGTAACCAACGACGCCAGAAAGAGGGTAACTCAACTGTCATGCCGAACCTCGGCGCTGAACATGTAACCACCGCCCCAGACGGTTTTAATCAGTTCCGGTTTTTTCGGATCGATTTCCAGCTTGCGGCGTAGACGGCTGACCAGCGTATCAATGGCCCGATCAAAAGCCTGTGCTTCGCGACCTCGCGCCATATCCAGCAATTGATCCCGACTCAGCACCCGTTTGGGGCGCTCCAGAAACACTTTCAGCAGATCAAATTCCGCTGTAGAAAGGCTGATGGCAACACCATGCTCATCGACGAGTTCACGCCGCGACAAATCCAGCTGCCAGTGGTCGAAACTGAGCCGCTCCGGCAAATCATCCTGCACATCCGGCATCAGGTTCGCGCGACGCAACACGGCACGGATACGGGCCAGTAATTCGCGGGGATTGAACGGTTTCGCCAGATAATCATCCGCCCCCATTTCCAGGCCGATGATCCGATCCATTTCTTCTCCCATCGCAGTCAGCATGACCACCGGGAGCGAAGATTTCGCCCGCAGATCCCGACACAAGGTTAGACCATCTTCGCCCGGCAGCATCAGATCCAGCACCAGCAGGGTGAAATGACCATTTTCCAGCAAGCGCTTCATCTCTTTACCGTCACGGGCACAGGTCACCTTGAAGCCATGTTGCTCCAGAAATCGTTTCAGCAAATCGCGAATTTCAGCGTGGTCATCAACCACCAGAATATGGGGCAGGGTCTGATTCATGCGGGTTCCTCAAAAGCGCTTAATACCAGTATATAAAGTTGCGTAAGGAATGTATGGCAAATTATGTCAGCGGGCTAATCTGGCAAAGTCTGTTACAAAAAAGTCTGTTTTTGGCACAGCATTGCGACATTTATGGTCTGTAATGATAGTGCAAAAACAATTTAATGTGAGAGAGAGGAGATACACCATGTTAACCCGCAAACAAGCTCTGCTGACCTTAGCCCTGATGACCAGTTTACCGTTGGCTGGCTGGGCTGCCACGGAAGCAGCAACGAATCCGGCTCCGAACACAGTACAACCTTGCCCGATGTATGATCAGGATGGCGATGGCTACGGCCCCGGCATGATGCACCAAGGCCGGTTCCTCAGAGATCATGACAATATGCGTCATGGCATGATGGGCGGCGGTTATGGTATGCGATTCAATAACCCTGAAGATATGCAAAAAGCATTAGATGAAATCAAAGACCCACAAGTCAAAGCCAAATACATCGACATGCTGAAAGCACGTCTGGCCTTTGAAGAAAGCCAGCTGCAATCCACAAAGACTTTTTTGGATAAACAGAAGTAATTTGTAACTCGTAGATCTGCGCCTCTTTTGCTGCTCTTTCTTATCCTGCCCCGATCAGAAAGAGCAGTTTTTTTATTGTGTTTCGCAACTGTTGCACCACCGCCTTCTGCCCGGCTAACTGATGTTGCTGCACCAGCCATTCCCACGATTTTCCCTGCCAGAAGCGTTGTATCAGCAAGGCGGATTGCGCCACCGGCAAGGTTGCCAACTGACCAGCAGCAACCTGCATCAGGCATAATATGGCAGGCCAGCAGTGATCAGCCGAGCGATGGTGTTCACTGAACGCAATCAGATCCGCCCGCTCCTGCGGGTTCAGCGTGGCGACCTCCGCCGGTTGCAACAGCGGTAAAATAACCGCAGCCGGAAGCTCATTCAGTGCATGTGCCAGCCAGACCGGTAACTGCTGTTGAAACTGCTGCTGCCACTGCGTCAGCCGGATTTCGGCTTCAGGCTGCAACGCACTCAGTAAAACGGCGGCATGATTGCCGGTGGCTATATCCTTGCTTAATCCCAACCGAACCGCCTGCCAGCCCTGTTTGCGCCAGAACTGCAGGATTTCTGGCGTTGCTGCAAACGAACAACCCAGAAAATCGGCTGAGTGACGATAATGCGCGGTCAAATCACGGATAAAGTGACTCCCCAACCCTTGCTGTTGACAGGCTGGATGCACCGCAATCCGCATGATGCGCAGATAACGGTATGCGGCGGCACTCTGGTAACCGCAGTGCGCCAGCAATGTTTGCGGCAGCAACTGCCCCCGTGGACGACGGCGCCCCGCCCAGATCTGTTCAGCCAGTTCCGAAGCGATAGGCCCTTCCCGCACCAAAACGGCAACGCCATATAGCGCCCCTGCTTCCGCATCACGCCAGAGCCAGATGTCCAGATCCGGGCTATCCAGCAGCAGGCGTAAATCCGTCGGTGCCGTCTGGTAATGTGCCAGAATCAGTAAACCGAACAGTTGTCGCAGCAGGTTTTCATCCTGCACCAACTGTGCCGCCGTGAGGCACTCCGCCTGTAGGGCCTGAGGCCGGGGTGGCGGGACATCCGGGTCGGCATCCAGCAACAAGATCCGCGCCAGCAATGGTTCCAACGGATCGCTCGCCGCCCAGCGCAAGGGGGCCGTTAATGACAAGTGCTGCCACTGTGGCCACTCGCTGGCCAGCAAGCGGCACATCCGCAGTTCAAAGCCATGCCCCGACCCCTCATAACCGTGGATCGTCGTGGCATACACCACCCGCTGATAACGTTGTTGCAACTGATGTAGCACGTCCGCCGGTATTGCCGCCGCTTCATCAATCAACAGTAAATCAGTCGCCACCGGTTGCAACAGCAAAGCTTCCGGACTCAAAAACAACACTTCGTCTGATGCGGCATGTTGCAGCAGCGTTCGCGCCGACTGGCGGGAGGGCGCCGTCACCACCACCTGTTTTCCCTGCGCCAGTAGCGTTCGGGTTGCCAGCCCCAGCGCCGTGGACTTACCGCGACCACGATCGGCCATCACCACCAGCGGATAGGCCGTTTCGGCCCCGGCACAACACAGCACGGCATCATAGATCTGTCGCTGTTCTGCGTTATAACAACCTACTGCATCCTGCCGGAGCTGCCATGCATCGATGATCGGGGCCGGTAGTGGTGCGTCACAACGCTGAGCGGTCAGATCCCAATGCCAGACGAAAGGATCAGCCAGCAGCAACCGTTGTAAACGTTGCAGAAAATTCGGGAAACAACGTGCGGTTTCATCCGATTGCGAGACATAACGTCGATAATCCGGATCAGGAAACGACGACCAATCCACCAGCGGCGGCATCAGCAATATCAGTAACCCACCGGCACAAACCGTCCCGCCGACAGCTCCAAGCATATCCGGTGATAAACCGGAAAAACCATTCACGATGACCAGCGGATACTCCTGCCCCAGCCACGGCATGGTGTGCCGTATCGGTTGTGCCGATACGTTTTCCGGCCCATCTCCCAGCCATAATCCTGCCGCCTGCCACAGCGTTGCCGCCTGTTGCTGACAAGCCGGTTCGGCACCGGTCAGCAATAACAAGCGGCGTTCACCCCGTGTGCGTAAACGGGCAAGATGTTCGGCAAACTGATGGGGCATAAATGAATTCCAATCTGATGAGGCAACCTGTATGACAGGGGTATCGCTGGTCAGAGCGATGCAATCTGGCTGCATGAAGACAAAGCAGCAGAACCGGCAGAAATCCCCTACAATAAGCACAGCATAATAACTGAGGATAGATTGTGGCAAACATTGCGGTTTTTCTGGATCGGGACGGCGTAATCAATCAGGATACGGGTTACGTCTCCTGCGTGGATGACTTTCATTTTATTGAGGGTGCAATCGAGGCATTGCAGATCCTGAAGAAAAAAGGTTATAGCCTGATTGTCGTCACCAATCAGTCTGGTATCGCCCGCGGTTATTTTACCGAAGACCAATTTATGCACCTGACCGAATGGATGGACTGGTCGCTGGCGGATCGGGATGTCGATCTGGATGGCATCTACTACTGTCCGCATCACCCCTCAGCCGGTGTCGCACCCTATCGTCAGGAGTGCGACTGTCGCAAACCGGCACCCGGCATGCTGCTGGATGCCGCCAAAGATCTGAACATCGATTTGACGCAATCTTATATGGTGGGTGATAAGGCGGGGGATATGAAAGCCGCCCAAGCTGCCGGCGTCGCCCATAAAATTCTGGTTCGAACCGGTAAAGCCGTGACCGAAGAGGCGCAAGCATTGGCGGATGAAGTTCAGGATTCGCTGCTGACTTTCGCGAAAGCGGTACCCGCCCTCAACGCGTAAACCGATCCCATTGCGGATATTTTCAGTCCGCCAGAAATGACTTGAGCTTGCCTAGGCAAGCTCAATCGCATTACACACTATCCCGCTGCTTTCTACAGCTTATTGTCCGATGTGTTTGTATTATTTGTTATCTGAGACACTGCTCGCGTCAGACGGAGCCAATATAGACTTCTTTTTGCAATTTGCAAATTAAGAGCTTCGTTTGGTGATAAATATCACAGTTATAGAATCCATAGCCCCTGTTATCCACCACATTGCGCTTTACTGAAACGGCGCGACGCAGAACGACCACAAGATCTATCTTCATCGGAATTAATCAAATTGACGAATGAGCATGGAGTGAATAGTCTTGGCTTACAGTTTCTGATTTTATCTCTACCTGATACGGAACCCATTATGAAAAAAGTGTTTGTGTTGTTAGTCAGTCTGTTCATGGCCCCGTTCTTACAAGCGGCGCCCGCATTTAAAGAAAACGTCAATTACGAAGTCATCCGCCAGACCAGCACACCTAAACCAGAAGTCATGGAGTTCTTCTCCTATTTTTGTCCACATTGCTACCAGTTTGAACCGATCATGGCCGAGCTGCGCAAACAACTGCCTGCGGATGTGACCTTCAAGCGCACGCCTGTCGCGTTTCTGGGTAAAGAAATGGGGCCAGAATTGCAACGCGCGTATGCGGTCGCCGATCTGTTGAAAGTAGAAGACAAAGTCACTCCACTGTTCTTTAACCTGATCCACGCAGAACGTCAGCCACCACAGAATCGTGCCGATGTGCGTGCCGTCTTCGTGAAAGCCGGTGTGGATGGTAAGGATTTTGATGGTGCCATCGACAGCTTTGCCGTCAACGGTATGGTGGCGCAATATGATCGCAACACCGGCAGCATGAACATTCGTGCCGTTCCTTCGACCGTGGTCAACGGTAAATATCTGGTGAAAACCGAAGGAATCAAGAGCACCGATGAGTATATTGCGCTGGTTAAATTCTTATTGAATAAGCAAGATTAATCACGAAACGACGCTGCCGGACTGATTCCGGCGCGTTCAAAAAAGCCCCTCATCACCGAACTGGTATGAGGGGCTTTTTTTTCATCAATAATTAAACTGGGTGCGCAGCAATACAATTAAGCACGCACTAAATGCACGACTGGGTTTTCAGAGAACAGATACCGATCATCCACCAGATCGTCATCAATCATTGTTCCTTGAAACAGCATTTGCTTGGTATTTTCCAGATGTTGCCACATCGCCAGCTTGGCCGCTTTAGGGTCTTTTCTCATCAGTGCTTTCAGGATCTGTTCATGATCTTCACACCAGCTTTCCATCGCCTTGTCATCGATATGTTCGTGCAATTTACGCCAGTAGGGGTTTTTTTCACGATGCTGCCAAAGCTTTTCCACCAAGGTCACCAGCACTGAGTTCTGTGTGGCCTTGGCCACCTGAATATGAAACTCTTTATCCCATTGCGAATCTCGGGCGCGATCTTCCTGACGGGCCGTTTCCTGAATCGCCTGCAGTGCCAGAATATCTTGTTTCGTCACTTGGGTAGCGGCAAATTCGGCAATGTTACTTTCCAGCAACTGACGCGCCTGCAGCAACTCAAATGGTCCGGCGGTCAGGAATTCATCATCCTGCTCATTATCACTTACCGGCTGATACCGAGGCTCAACTCCGACGACATGGATCCCAGAACCTTTGCGCGCATCAACCAGACCTTCCACTTCCAGCATGATGATCGCTTCGCGGACAACGGTACGGCTCACCGCCATCGTTTCTGCAATCAGCCGTTCTGCGGGCAAACGATCGCCAATGGCATATTGACCACTTCGGATCTGCTGTTTTAATTCGCTGGCTACCTTTTGGTATAACCGACTCGCTTCAAAAGATTCCATCACAACATCCTATTCAGAGTTCTACTGACAGTATAACGGAAATAGCAAAACCTGTTATACCAATAACAGGTTTTGTTACTTTACACTGTAACGCAATTAATTGATTGTGCTACATGTCGCGTTTTAATTGTTGTCAGGCTGTCGCTACCTCAGTTTTAGATTCTGGAATGATTGGCGATGATGAAGATTTAATCATCATGCAAACCACCACGGCACCGATCACATCAAACAGAGATAAGCAGACGAACAGCGGATCGTAACCAATTTTGCTCGCAACAACCCCGACAATTAACGAGAAAATCGTTGCGCCCAAGTAACCGGACATTCCTGTCAGCCCATTCACGGTTCCCACCATGCTTTTCGGGAAGACATCCGCAGACATCGTGATCAGAGAACCAGACAATGTTTGGTGCGCAAAAGTCCCAACACAGAACAACGCGATAGCGGTATATGGGCTTGCCACCATGCCGATCATCGCAGGTGCCAGCATGCAAATTGCACCGGTGACTACCACCAATTTACGACTGGTCAATAAAGAGACTTTGAAATATTTCATCATCAACGGCGAGAGGTAGCCCCCGACAATACAACCCAGATCAGCCGCCAGGAATGGGATCCAGGCAAACATGGCTATTGATTTCAAATCCATATGCCGAACGGTGCTCAGGTACAGCGGGATCCAGAAGTTGAAGGTCTGCCAGGCCGGTTCTGCCAGAAATTTAGGAATCGCAATACCCCAGAATTCTTTACGGCTAACGATCTGTTTTATCGACGGTTTAGTGGTATCGCTTTTGTGTGAGGCTTCCTGACCATTCAGAATATACTGACGTTCGTCCTCGGTAATTTGCGGATGTTCTGCCGGTGTGCGGAAGAAAAACAACCACAATGCCACCCAGAAAAACCCTAAGCCACCGGTCACCAGAAACGCCGTCTGCCAGTTGAAATAGGTAATACAACCGATGACTAGTGGGGGAGCCAGCATCGCACCGATAGAAGAGCCGATATTGAACCAGCCAGTGGCAATAGAACGCTCTTTCGCCGGGAACCATTCCGTAACCGATTTCATACCGGCCGGAATCACTGCGGCTTCCGCCATCCCCATCAGGCCACGGAAGAAAGCCAGTGACTGCCAGTTGCCAGCAAACCCATGCAGCATATTGGACAATGACCAAGCCACACAGAAAATGGCCAGACCGATTTTAACGCCAATCGAGTCTAGAATGAAACCGGCCACAGGTTGCATGACGGTATAACAAGCCTGGAAGGCTGCAACAACATAGGAATATTGTTCAACACTAATATGTAACTGTTCTTTTAAGGTCGGTGCAGCCGCAGACAATGACGAACGGGTCAGGTAGTTCAATACCGTGCCTAACATGACTACGCCGATAATCCACCAGCGCAAGCCGGCAATTTTTCTTTTAGCCATGTTGCCGCTCCTTAATCAAGCCTGCCGCGATCTCAGCGACAGGCAAATCACCAACCATTCTGGCCGATAGATTCATATTCATTTCCTCTGTTTATTTGCCGTTAAGTCATGAAATAGATGATAAGGAGATTGCATTTATCACTACTTCACTCAAAAACGTCATATCTCTTATGACAGATTAATGATAATTGGTATAACAGGATGAATCGGTGAGCCTGATCTAATTTTCAGCACTTCCCCCTTAAAAATGTGTGACAATCGTCACTCGCAGCACGTTATGCCGCAGCCCACCCCTCATTTGTGTGACAGATATTGCAAAAATAGCGCACACAGGCTGGACAACT
It contains:
- the gmhB gene encoding D-glycero-beta-D-manno-heptose 1,7-bisphosphate 7-phosphatase; amino-acid sequence: MANIAVFLDRDGVINQDTGYVSCVDDFHFIEGAIEALQILKKKGYSLIVVTNQSGIARGYFTEDQFMHLTEWMDWSLADRDVDLDGIYYCPHHPSAGVAPYRQECDCRKPAPGMLLDAAKDLNIDLTQSYMVGDKAGDMKAAQAAGVAHKILVRTGKAVTEEAQALADEVQDSLLTFAKAVPALNA
- a CDS encoding thiol:disulfide interchange protein DsbA/DsbL is translated as MKKVFVLLVSLFMAPFLQAAPAFKENVNYEVIRQTSTPKPEVMEFFSYFCPHCYQFEPIMAELRKQLPADVTFKRTPVAFLGKEMGPELQRAYAVADLLKVEDKVTPLFFNLIHAERQPPQNRADVRAVFVKAGVDGKDFDGAIDSFAVNGMVAQYDRNTGSMNIRAVPSTVVNGKYLVKTEGIKSTDEYIALVKFLLNKQD
- the exuR gene encoding transcriptional regulator ExuR; translation: MESFEASRLYQKVASELKQQIRSGQYAIGDRLPAERLIAETMAVSRTVVREAIIMLEVEGLVDARKGSGIHVVGVEPRYQPVSDNEQDDEFLTAGPFELLQARQLLESNIAEFAATQVTKQDILALQAIQETARQEDRARDSQWDKEFHIQVAKATQNSVLVTLVEKLWQHREKNPYWRKLHEHIDDKAMESWCEDHEQILKALMRKDPKAAKLAMWQHLENTKQMLFQGTMIDDDLVDDRYLFSENPVVHLVRA
- a CDS encoding MFS transporter; amino-acid sequence: MAKRKIAGLRWWIIGVVMLGTVLNYLTRSSLSAAAPTLKEQLHISVEQYSYVVAAFQACYTVMQPVAGFILDSIGVKIGLAIFCVAWSLSNMLHGFAGNWQSLAFFRGLMGMAEAAVIPAGMKSVTEWFPAKERSIATGWFNIGSSIGAMLAPPLVIGCITYFNWQTAFLVTGGLGFFWVALWLFFFRTPAEHPQITEDERQYILNGQEASHKSDTTKPSIKQIVSRKEFWGIAIPKFLAEPAWQTFNFWIPLYLSTVRHMDLKSIAMFAWIPFLAADLGCIVGGYLSPLMMKYFKVSLLTSRKLVVVTGAICMLAPAMIGMVASPYTAIALFCVGTFAHQTLSGSLITMSADVFPKSMVGTVNGLTGMSGYLGATIFSLIVGVVASKIGYDPLFVCLSLFDVIGAVVVCMMIKSSSSPIIPESKTEVATA